The Hymenobacter sp. DG01 sequence TTCAGCAAATGGGGGCTTGTTCTGCAGTCTGCTGACCCATGCTGAAGCTGGCTATGTAGTAGCCACTCTTTACTGCTCTTTCGTGACGGAGCGGATTACATTATATAGGGCTGCAAACAGGCCCAGCAGCATCAGGCTCAGGGTAAACCAGGGCGTTTTGGTTTGAAAGTGCTTATCGAGCCAATAGCCGGCCCAGGTGCTCAGGCCGATGGTAGCTATCATTTGGGCGGCAATACCGGAGTAGCGGGCCACGGCGCGCATCCGGTCAGAGTTGCCTTCGGAATCGGGGCGCGGCTCTGAGGGAGGGAAAGGAGCAGACATACGGG is a genomic window containing:
- a CDS encoding AtpZ/AtpI family protein, which produces MSAPFPPSEPRPDSEGNSDRMRAVARYSGIAAQMIATIGLSTWAGYWLDKHFQTKTPWFTLSLMLLGLFAALYNVIRSVTKEQ